A segment of the Clostridia bacterium genome:
CATCCTCGACGACGAGAAGATCCAGCGCATCTACGACCTCGGCGAGATCGCGCCGCTTCACAACTACGCCGCCGCGCAGGGAATGTGGGCGTGCCGCAAGTGCTTCGGCGACAAGCCGATGGTCGCGGTGTTCGACACCTCCTTCCACCAGACGATGCCCGACTACGCCTACATGCTGGGCCTGCCCTACGAATACTCCGAGAAGTACGCCATACGCCGCTACGGCGCTCACGGCACGAGCCACAAGTACGTCGCCGGCCGCTGCGCAGAGCTGATGGGGCGCGATATTTCCGAGCTGAAGATAGTCACCTGCCACCTCGGCAACGGCTCTTCGATAACCGCGGTCGACGGCGGCAAGTCCGTCGACACCTCCATGAGCTTCACTCCGCTCGGCGGTGTCATCATGGGCACCCGCACCGGCGACATCGACCCGATGGCGATATTCAGAGTAATGGAGAAGGAGAACAAGTCTCCCGCCGATATGGTACGCCTCTGCAACAAGGAGTCCGGCTTCCTCGGGCTTTCCGGCGTTTCCAGCGACTCGCGCGACCTGCACTCCGCCGTCGAGGACGGCAACGACCGCGCCCGCCTCGTGCTTGACGAGTTCAGATACCAGGTCAAGAAGTACATAGGCGCCTACGCCGCCGCGATGGGCGGTATAGACGCCGTCGTCTTCACCGCCGGCATCGGCGAAAACGACGCCTCCTGCCGCGCCGGAGTCTGCGAGGGGCTGGAGTTCCTCGGCATCAAGATCGATCCGGCGAAGAACGCCGTCCGCGGCAAGGAGATCGACATCTCCGCCGAGGGCGCGACGGTCCGCACCTTCATCATACCCACCAACGAAGAGCTGGCGATAGCGCGCGAGTGCGCCGCGCTCGTCTTCGGCAGGTAAGGGGAATGTTCAGCTTCGAGTCCCTGCGCGGCAGGGCCGTGCTCGCGCCGATGGCGGGGGTGGGCGATTCCGCCTTCCGCACCGTCTGCGCCGAGTCCGGCGCCGCCTGCACCGTCACGGAGATGGTCTCCGCGAAGGCGCTTCACTACGGGGACAAAAGCACCGCCGCGCTGATGTTCATAAGGGACGCCGAGCGCCCCTGCGGCATACAGCTTTTCGGCTCCGAGCCGGAGATAATCGCGGAGGGCGTGAAGCGCGCCGCCGAATACGCGCCCGACTTCATCGACCTGAATATGGGCTGCCCCGTGCCGAAGGTAACCGGAGGCGGAGACGGCTCCGCGCTGCTGCGCAATCCGGCCCTCGCGGGCAGGATAATGGAAGCGGCGGTCAAAGCGTCGCCGCTGCCCGTCAGCGTCAAGATACGCACCGGATGGGACGACGAACACGTAGTCGCTCCCGAATACGTCCGTATGGCGCGCGAATGCGGCGTCGCCGCCGTCGCCGTCCACGGACGCACCCGCGC
Coding sequences within it:
- the dusB gene encoding tRNA dihydrouridine synthase DusB, producing the protein MFSFESLRGRAVLAPMAGVGDSAFRTVCAESGAACTVTEMVSAKALHYGDKSTAALMFIRDAERPCGIQLFGSEPEIIAEGVKRAAEYAPDFIDLNMGCPVPKVTGGGDGSALLRNPALAGRIMEAAVKASPLPVSVKIRTGWDDEHVVAPEYVRMARECGVAAVAVHGRTRAGGYSAPVDFETIAACAAEDGVFVIGNGGVNSAADCAEMFARTGCAVVMVARGALGNPLIFREIAGGAPASDAERLELFLRQTRLAVEQKGEFLALRQARTHAGWYLRGMRGAAELRRRGGLVETYSELESVVSDALSQL
- a CDS encoding acetate kinase, which produces MLILVVNTGSSSLKYQLINMDDGSVSAKGLCERIGIGGHLKHTASDGRVYEADRVMANHEQAMEAVIELLTGSEYGVISDPGEIDAIAHRVVQGAEVFPKPVILDDEKIQRIYDLGEIAPLHNYAAAQGMWACRKCFGDKPMVAVFDTSFHQTMPDYAYMLGLPYEYSEKYAIRRYGAHGTSHKYVAGRCAELMGRDISELKIVTCHLGNGSSITAVDGGKSVDTSMSFTPLGGVIMGTRTGDIDPMAIFRVMEKENKSPADMVRLCNKESGFLGLSGVSSDSRDLHSAVEDGNDRARLVLDEFRYQVKKYIGAYAAAMGGIDAVVFTAGIGENDASCRAGVCEGLEFLGIKIDPAKNAVRGKEIDISAEGATVRTFIIPTNEELAIARECAALVFGR